TAGATCATCTCAAAACAAAGATAGGATCACCGTGAAAATATGACTAGGAGCTATGAAATTGTGTTGGAGAAGAGCAAAATATAAAGTTACAAAATTGACAAGCTGTCACTTCCAAAAAGATTCAGAATTCCTTATCTGCTCGTCATTTTCAATGCTCATGTCGACCAAATTGAGCTACATAAATTTGTACAATTTTCAAAGACTTGAGGTCCTGACTCCGAGTCACTCAGATCACTTCAAGCTCATGCTTCCCACATGCATCCgagaaaatataaaatatgtaaTTCTTGATGCCTTAAGGTTGCTTCAATCCTTGGCAAACAAGATAAATCTCTCTGGAACAAGATCTAGTTGCTCGAGGCCTCAGCCAGGATGCCTTTCGGAAGAGTGGTTTACATATTCGGCTCAATTCTGCAGATAAAaaattctaaataattaaaaggcTCATATAGAAAGGTAAAGAAAATTTTAGGAAAATTAGCAACCACCTTTTACATCTTCACTTTCAAGAAGCTTAACAACTAGGTGTCCCCCAGGTTGTAGTACACCAGAACCATCGGACCGCGTCTCTGAACGAGCAAGGGCATCAGTCCCAACTGCCAAATTGATTGCTTGCATCCCCAGTTCAGCGGATAAAGCAGAATCTCGATCAGTGATTCCAGAAACAGGGGGACACAGGTCGGACAGAATCACAGAGAAGCCTCTACtctaaatacaaaaaaaaaaaaaaaaactagatcTTAATATCACAAGATCAGAACACAAATGAATTGttgcttttaaataattaatagatCGTCATAGAGAATGTAACATAAGCCTGTGAAACTATTTAACTTAAAAACCAAAATATGTAGAAATAAGCTATTCTTTTAGCTTCTATAAGAAATAAAAACTCAAACACCGTAAAAACAGCAAATGAATCAAAAGAAATGAGAGACTTTTATCACTCTTACAACTAATCACTCTAATAACAATTcccaaataataaataatgttTGAATTTCCATCCACTGAAACAGATGTGAATGTTGTGATTTTTCCtttctttgtaatttttttgttatgtcaATCATAGCATCTGAACCTCAAATTTGATGTTTCCCATGTTGTTATTCCAGAATTACACCTTGCTGCCAACTGAGTttccatgaaaaaaataaagaacTTTGAAAAATGTATTCAAGTGCTCAAGAACACATTCTGTTGAATATTTGAGATCAAAACCAAGACCAAGAGTTGTTGAAAACTAAATTACGAATTAACAAACACTAGGTAACTGCAGAAGATTGATCTTGAAAACAAGGACAGTAAGTAAACGGAAAACAATAAACAATACACTCAATTATATTAGAATCCGAAAATTGAGCGTTTCtacaaaaaaaattgtatacCTGGGGAGAGAGAGCTTTAACTTGTTCCCTTGGTAAACTCATAACATCAGCACAAACAGTTTTAACCCTTGAATCACAGTACAGAGATGGAACCTTCACCTTCTGTCCTGCCACAAATCGATAAACAGTTCTCTAAACACCAAACTGAAGAGCCATCTTATTATCTCGAAacaaattaaacaaaataacACACAATGACATCGCAAAAGCATAGAGTATCGAATGGATGGAGGCATTACCTTGATGTCAATCCCAACAACAGCTCCTCCCTTTATCAATGGGCCCAAGTTTTGACAAGCGACCTAGATCATCATAATACCCATTAAATTACATTTTTCTCCCATTAAAATTTGCTAGCGAAACATAACACTGATAATCACATTCATTTTGTCCTCAAGATACATGAAGAAACTAGTAACTAAAAGAGATAAGCGTGTTACCATCGGTTACCTGAAGCCAAGCGCCGGGAGCACACCCAAGATCAAGAACAGAAGAACCAGCTGTTATGAGTTTGTACTGCTTCTGCATCTGAACCAACTGCACTTGACCAATACCAATTCAAGAAAGAAGAGAAAATAACATTTCTACACACTAACTATGCATAATACACAACTGGGTTCAAAGGAGATACCTTGAAGGCAGAGCGGGCAACATAACCCAGTCGATGAGCTTCTCTATAGAAGAAATCGGCCGTTCCTGCCCCTCCACTCATTCTGATCTAGGAACGTTGCGGCGGGTACCCACCCAGGATCAGTTTTCGTCATACACTGGCCGACTCGCAATTGGAATACAATAGTCGCAGTTTGTGCAAAGGCTCGTGGATATTTTCTCGTGTGTTTTTGTTCAAATACTCGGAGGTCCTTTACTTTGCTTTGTAacctattttaattttaatacctACATTTTTTACATAATTAATTTTAGTTTTTCATGTGTGTTGAGTTTCAAAGCTACTTTGGTAAAATTAATCAGTTCTATCAAAATTGGTATTAGAAAAAGTATAGACttagctcaactggtaccaacaCCTAGGTACTGGGTTCAAGTGTGGATGAACACGAAAGAAACCACTTTTCAAGAGTTGGATATTTTATGGGACTCATGCTGGACCATAATAACGACCAATGATCAGTAGTGGTACATGGATATGAGCCGAGACCTACGTTGATTCAACCTGATGACCCATGACGTTACATAATATTGATTTTAACACTTTCTGAATTGAAATTTAGAAATTCTCGCATTGAACTTCACAAAAAATACTAGCCATTCTAACGATTGGTGCAAGGACAGATTATGCCCAAGCACCAATTTATGCAGTGTGCAAATGTATACCAAAAGTATCCTATCCTCGAATCAAATGGAGACCCATGCCTGACGACGAAACACAATGAAGATTTCGAGAAATCTTTTTATGGGCTTTTTTTTTCTGGGGATGATTCAAATTTCCACCCTCCAAAAGCCCTCGGCTCACATCTTCTTCCCACCGGAGAAAAACTACACTAAAGAAGACTGGAAAAGAAGCATGAGGGAAAAGTTGAAGTTTTTAGTATCAAGTTAAGAGCTACTGTTTGGAGAAGGGATTACAACATCGTTCATTAGGAATCATCGAAAGTATACAACTCCCAAATAATACACAAACACGCAAAAAGCATTTCCCGCACGTGAATTTCAACTCATTCTGTTTACATGACGCGATAAGCCAACAACACTCGTGTGTGAATAAAAAAGTTTCAATATCAACCCGTTCTGTTCAAAAAGATGGGACAAGCCAAAACATGACATATGAAGAATAGGCAACAAGAAACCATGAGGCAAATGCCAAAGCTATGGATATCTGAAACATATCGCACGAATATTTGGGCTCTATCACACAGAAGCTTGTATCTCTGGTAAAGAGGACAATAACACCAGCAGACGAGCTAGCAGCCGCGAGTGATAGAGTAGCTGTAACCTGCAGAAGGAACGAATTAGTTAAGAGTTTAAAATCCACTTTTGGATTGAAATCACAGTGGTATAAGAATGATCTCGGTAGGATATAATGGCCAAATGATGTAACATTGATAAATAACCATACATTTTGGTTTCATACAAAGATCAAGCAACACATTCCATCACATAATGCTAAATTGAATTTGCATTTTGAGAACGTGAAACTAAAAATAGACTAAAAACTATGTTAGATAGTTTTCCACTCATACTGAAATTACCCTCACATTAACAGCATTCCCCAGCCCTCAAACACTGTGTGCTGCATAAAATGGCATTAGGCTTTTGTGTTATCCTAAATCGACTCAAACTCCAGAAAACAACTCTCTTTATGGCAAGTGTATAATTAGAGGTTTTATTTGATAATCCCtttgtttcaagaaaaaaaTGAAAGCAATGAAGAATTTGTTACTGATATAATGTTACATGCGAGTATGTAAGTATTTCAAACAAAGGTTAAGAGAGATGTTAGTTACCCAATCTCCAACAACAAGAAGACTGACTATGAAGTGATTATGAAGACCTTTGTTGAATCTCAAAGCATGTATGTCGAGGCATGCAAGTCCAAAGCTCCACAAAACTTGAAGACCCATGGATGCAATCAAGTAGCTGTTAAAATATGCGAACAGATTAGCAATCTTTGGGTGAATTCCATGATTCAGACACCAGAAAGTTTTTAAATTGCAGAATTGACCAAGACTCTCAAAATTATTGAGTTCAAAATCATATAAGCAGGCAATTTCAAGTGGTAGAATAGTTGTTTCAATTTCAGCCAAGTATCAGAGAAATAGAAATTGAACTTGCAGTACTGATTTCAGAGAAAGCGAAGtagaacacaaaaaaaatatgaaagaaAAACTTTCTTTTTCAGCCATGACAAACTGAAAAACATCAAACAGAACTGGAAAGAGGGAGCCAACATTTCAACTAGGTCAATAAGAACCAGTTCTGTGTTGAAACCCTCGGTGATCTAGTGGCACCTTGGCAATCGTTTTGATCAATGGAATATGTTTCCTAGATCACACGCAtggaaattaaattaacaaattgAATAATGTATACACATCTTGAATCCAAATATTTTGTTGCACACGTTTAGGAAACTTTTCATAATAGGTTTCACATTCATCTACGATAGTCTCCattaaattttaagtgttactCACCTACCTACCACCTGCAATTTACGTTAATATGCGTGGTCTGTTTAATGAGAGACGCTTTGGAATACACCAAAAACAGAAACTCTATTCAATTTTTCTTCTTTCAAAACTTCTCACTTCCTCCTTTTAGTAGGCACGACCAAACCCCAAAACTATTTGTAATATACTAATATTTTTTTCCAACAACCGCATGCAATGCAACCCATATATAGAAAATagcaaataaaaacaaatcggtaagaaaagaaaaggaagaaATTACCAAAAAGCCGTAGTAGTAGAGAAGCCAGAAGCAGAAGCCATGATCCCGATAGAACTAGCTGCACACATACACTGCCCAATCCTTATTACTAGCCCACTTTTTTTCCCTGGACCGCCAAACACCTCTTTCATCTCTCTTCCAGCACCCTCTGAATTTTCGAGTATTTTTTTGGCCAAGGATTAAATTTCTACGAGGTGGGTTTTTCTCCACAACAAGCAAGGATTcaaattatcaaataaaaaagaaaCTTCGTGATTTTTTAAACAGTATACGTCAAAATTCTCTTTGCTCTCTCCACAAAGAAAGATGGGATACTGGGAGGGAAATGGGAGAACAGTGAGGGGACGATCTTCCGATTTCACAACACTGAAATGGGAATTGAGGCTgaaaccttttttttttattattatttatcaaaaCATAATCCTTTCTGTTTACAATTGAATGGTAGACAGTCATGATTATTTGTTGGAGGAGCTGATTTCAGATATATCTAATAATCTGCGATCTCGCACCACTTTTCAGTATTTACGGAtactaacaaaaaaataataacagaaataaaataaagttgAAAAGAAGATGGGGAATTTGCGTAAATTCGAAGTTTTTTTAAATGATGAATCACGTGACAGTCACAGATTGTTCAAAAACATCTTACATCTGTTTCTTACATTTCCAGTGATGAATTTGTTGTTGATTGTTAATTTGGATAAATAAATACTTATCTCAAGATACTGTTTTATGcgttcatattttttaataatatatacaaAAGTAGTTAttatacttttaaaaaaaaataaaaacacataAACTTTTATAAGATCATGTTCCATgtcaattttatgaaataaatgTCAATAAAAGTCCACAAAAACCAAAAGATTTTACAATATTGTTGCACACCAACTAAATGAACTAAACCAGCAGGACCAAACTCCCCACTATTATAACAACAT
This genomic interval from Primulina eburnea isolate SZY01 chromosome 16, ASM2296580v1, whole genome shotgun sequence contains the following:
- the LOC140816197 gene encoding CASP-like protein 5B1, which translates into the protein MKEVFGGPGKKSGLVIRIGQCMCAASSIGIMASASGFSTTTAFCYLIASMGLQVLWSFGLACLDIHALRFNKGLHNHFIVSLLVVGDWVTATLSLAAASSSAGVIVLFTRDTSFCVIEPKYSCDMFQISIALAFASWFLVAYSSYVMFWLVPSF
- the LOC140816424 gene encoding uncharacterized protein; protein product: MSGGAGTADFFYREAHRLGYVARSAFKLVQMQKQYKLITAGSSVLDLGCAPGAWLQVACQNLGPLIKGGAVVGIDIKKVKVPSLYCDSRVKTVCADVMSLPREQVKALSPQSRGFSVILSDLCPPVSGITDRDSALSAELGMQAINLAVGTDALARSETRSDGSGVLQPGGHLVVKLLESEDVKELSRICKPLFRKASWLRPRATRSCSREIYLVCQGLKQP